A window of Cyanobacterium sp. T60_A2020_053 genomic DNA:
CCAATCCCACGTTTCAGGTATTTCAACCTTAACTTTTGGACTGAACGAATCGCACGAACTAAGATATTATAAAATGACCGATGATCATAATTATAGAGTAGCAATGATAACAGATTGGTCAGCATTATTACAGCAACTAATGGACAAAGAATCCCTCACTAAACCACAGGCGAGGGCGCTGATGACGGGATGGTTACAAGAAGAAATTTCCCCCGCTTTATCAGGAGCAATTTTAACCGCTTTACAACTAAAAGGGGTTTGCGGACAAGAATTGACAGGCATGGCAGAAGTGCTACAATCTCAATCCCTACAATCGGAAGTTGTCAACCATAGCGCCCCTCTCATCGATACCTGTGGCACTGGTGGGGATGGTTCATCTACCTTTAATATATCCACTGCTGTGGCTTTTGTGGCGGGCGCTGGAGGCATAAAAGTAGCGAAACATGGTAATCGTTCCGCATCCAGTAAAGTAGGCTCTGCCGATGTGTTAGAGTATTTAGGCGTGAAACTAACAGGAGAAATGGAAGAATATAAAAGCGCCCTCCACCAAGTCGGCATTACCTTTCTGTTTGCCCCCGGATGGCATCCAGCCATGAAAGCAGTAGCGCCCATCCGCAAAGAATTAAAAATTAGAACCATCTTTAACTTATTAGGTCCTCTCGTCAATCCCCTACGCCCCACCCGTCAAATTATCGGAGTCTATGCCCCACAATTCATCGAACCTCTTGCCCTTGCCTTGCAAGGTTTGGGGATTGATAAGGCAATTACCCTTCATGGTAGAGAAAAATTAGACGAGGCAGGATTAGGAGATATTACCGATATAGTTATGGTGGCAAAAGACAAAATAATCAAAACTGAAATAAACCCAGCCGAATTAGGTTTAACCAGCGCCCCTCTCACCGCCTTAAAAGGGGGTAACGTAGCAGAAAACGCCGAAATTCTTACCCAAGTATTACAAGGTAAAGGCACCATCGCCCAACAAGATGCCGTCATTCTTAATAGCGCCCTTGCCCTAGAAGTAGGAGAAATAGTGCCTTTTGGCAACCATCAAGAAGCCATCGACAAAGCTAGAACTATTCTTGCTAGTGGCACAGCTTGGGATAAATTGCAAGAATTAGTTAATTTTTTTAATTGATTAAAACGGCAATGGATAATTGATAATGGATAACTTAGGATTTATACACCGATGACTAAGTATTTATAACTCATAATTCATAATTCTTGCTTCCCTTACCCAAATTTTTGATAAATAAACTAATCGCAGAATCTAGGTTATAATTTTGCTCAGTAGTGATGAGATTGAGTCTATTTTTGACAAAATATCACAATCGTAACTGACGTTACGCATAATAAACCTTAAAATACTAATTTTTCGTTCGCACTTAACCTTTGAAACTATTAATATCTCGTTTGACTGCGTAACATCAGATTGTAAGTAAAACTATTATTTTTTCCTGAAAATTTACTTTTATTATCGCCAAAAATGAATGATTCTAACGCCAACCTTGCCAAATACCTAATGGAATCAGCAGGGATCAAAAATAATCAAGATAAGTCACAAAATAATCAATCTCATCCTCGCACCGTAAAAAAAACTCCTAAACCAGATAAATCACCGCCAGAAGTAGCTATGAACTCTCGACAGATTATTCCAAGTAACATTGCCAAAATAAAAGTAATTGGTGTTGGTGGTGGAGGTTGTAATGCCGTTAATCGTATGATTCAAAGTAACGTTTCTGGAATTGAGTTTTGGCAAATCAACACCGATGCCCAAGCCCTAGCTCAATCCATGGCTACCTATTGTTTACAAGTAGGGCAAAAAGTGACGAAAGGATTAGGAGCAGGTGGAAATCCTTCCATTGGGCAAAAAGCCGCCGAAGAATCCAGAGATGAAATAGCTAAAGCCTTAGAAAATACTGATCTCGTTTTTATTACCGCCGGGATGGGTGGTGGCACAGGCACGGGCGCTGCCCCCATTGTGGCTGAAGTGGCGAAAGAAATGGGCTGTTTAACTGTCGGCGTAGTCACTCGCCCTTTTACGTTTGAAGGGCGCCGACGCACCAATCAAGCCGATGAAGGTATCAGCGCCCTCCAAAGTAGAGTGGACACCCTGATTATCATTCCTAACAACAAATTATTATCCGTAATTCCCCCCGAAACTCCCTTACAAGAATCTTTCCGCATCGCTGACGACATTTTGCGTCAAGGGGTGCAGGGTATTTCTGACATTATTACCATTCCCGGTTTAGTCAATGTGGACTTTGCCGACGTGCGCGCCATTATGGCAGATGCTGGTTCTGCCTTGATGGGTATTGGTATTGGCTCAGGAAAATCGAGGGCGAAGGAGAGCGCTGTCTCGGCTATTTCTTCCCCCTTACTAGAATCTTCTATTCAAGGTGCCAAAGGCGTAATCTTAAATATTACAGGTGGCAACGATTTAACTTTACACGAAGTAAATACAGCAGCAGAAACTATTTATGAAATTGTTGATGCCAATGCTAACATCATTTTTGGGGCAGTAATTGACGAAAAAATGCAGGGAGAAATTCGCATTACAGTTATTGCCACTGGTTTTGAGGGAGAAAACACCGAGACGAAACCTCGTCAACCGACTATCAGCGCCCCTCTCCCCCCTCCCATAGAAGATAATGACAACCTAACGGGCATGATGGAAAATCAAGGCACTGGTTTAGATATTCCTGAATTTTTACAACGGCGCCGTTTTCCTAGGGGTAATTAGGAGTTGATCACAAAGTGAAGTAGTGAGATTAATGGATAATTGATAATAAAAAACTATTAATTAAGATTCGATGAATCATTCACAAATATTAATTAATAAAGGATAAGACGTACTACAAGCGTCCTAGAAATCGTGATTAAAAAATAAAAAATGGCTCTTTTACTTTGAGTATGTAAATTTTTAGTTAAAGTAGCCAAAAGGTAACAGACAATTATTAAATACAGCAAAATATATGAGTATCAAAGAGTTAATAAAACAAGAATTAGATTATTTATCAGAAGAAGATTTACAGGAATTTTATCAATTTCTTAAAAGTCGTAGTCAAAGAGAAATTAAAAATGATGAGTTGGGAGATTTATTAGAAAAATGCAAGGTTAGTACAGGAATTACAGATTTAGCAGAACAACACGATCATTATCTTTATGGAATACCAAAACAAACAAATTAATTATTGATGAATCAAGTTTTTATGGACACTTCAGCTTGGATTGCTTTACTAAATGTTGATGATACTTGGCATCAAAAGCAATTCAAGTACGTTTGCAATTAGTTCAACAAAATTATATATTTATTACCAGTAATTTTATTTTATTAGAAGTCGCTGATGCTTTATCTTCTCCTCTAATTAGACACAACACTGCTAATTTTATTCTTAATTTATCTACGCTCAAATCTATCAAAATAGTCGGTTTAAGTGATGATTTGTTTACTGAAGGATTAGCATTATATCAGTCAAGAACTGATAAAGATTGGGGTTTAACGGATTGTATCAGTTTTGTGATTATGAAACAGGAAGAAATAACCGAAGCCTTTACTGCTGACAAACATTTTTCCCAAGCCGGTTTTATTCGTTTATTGACATAGATTTTTCATTCTTTAACCTGAAACCTGACACCTATCTTCATCAAAATACTTTTTTAGCAAATCCTACTTAGTGGGAGGAATACCCTTGATGTAAATTAAGGATTTAATAACATCCTTCACCACAGGACCTGTTACCGTAGAACCATAAATACTATCGCCTTTTGGTTCATCAATCACCGCCAAGATGACATAACGAGGATTATCACTAGGAAAAATAGAAACAAAACTGGTAATTCTTGCCGTAGGAGAGTATCTTCCTTTACCATCTGACTTTTGGGCAGTGCCAGTTTTTCCAGCCACATGATAACCCTCAATTTTAGCCACAGCGCCCGTACCGTTTTCCACCACCGATTCCATCATCTTCACCACCGCTTCCGTCGAAGAAGGCTCAAAAACCTGCTTACTTACCAACTCAGGAGTAGAAGTTAACTCCCCCTTCCCATTAATAAAACCTTCTACCACATGGGGCGTTATCAACTTACCACCATTAGCCAAAGCGCCCACCAACTGCACCAACTTCATGGGTGTGAGAGATAACCCTTGACCAAAAGAAGACACCGCCGTTTCAATATCCCTTGCCGTAAAAACTTTCTCAGACTTCAAAAAGCCCACCCCCTCAAAAGGTAAATCTAAGCCCATGGGTTGATTTAAACCTAACTCCTGCAATCTCTCATAGTAACGATTACGGGGAATACGTCTCATAATGTTGATCATTGCCGTATTGCTGGATACCTCTAAAGCCCTAGTCAAACTGACTGAACCTAAACCAGTACGACTAGAATTAGAAATGGGCCACCCATCTATCACCACACTAGCAGGGTCTGATACTATACTATTAGCCTTCACCACCCCTTCATCTAAAGCAATAGCCATATTAATCGGTTTAAAAGTCGAACCCGGTTCATAACTATCCGTTACCGTCCAATTTTTAAACAAAGCAAAATCATAGGCAAAATACTCATTAGGATTATAAGTCGGTTCACAGGCTAACGCCAAAATCCCCCCAGTTTGAGCATCTAAAACAATTACTGCTCCTCGTTTCGCTTTATACTCCTTCATCTGAACCGATAACCGATCTCTTACCGCCCTTTGTAAACGAGAGTCCACCGTTAAACGCACACTTAAATCATCTAACTGCGCAATTCCTTGAGGCAAACTAACCGGTAAATATGACCCATCTCCACTTTTATTAACAGTCAAGAGAGATTTTATTCCTGGACTGTTA
This region includes:
- a CDS encoding penicillin-binding protein 2, with translation MNFSRSDQKNSFPVAKSRSKKSKSSVHGLSLNIVIRLFLIWLFLMAGALGLGWRLSVLQLQQGAELKGRALQQQRFNFRPYIPRRAVVDANNNVLATDRLIYELYVHPIMLKDREEVAQKLAEVMGDRDTTDFLKLFTTRDTGVLISKEIEENKANVIRSWKIEGIDLERSYARFYPQNNLFADILGYVDTEHTGQAGIEYSQPDLLERDVNSPGIKSLLTVNKSGDGSYLPVSLPQGIAQLDDLSVRLTVDSRLQRAVRDRLSVQMKEYKAKRGAVIVLDAQTGGILALACEPTYNPNEYFAYDFALFKNWTVTDSYEPGSTFKPINMAIALDEGVVKANSIVSDPASVVIDGWPISNSSRTGLGSVSLTRALEVSSNTAMINIMRRIPRNRYYERLQELGLNQPMGLDLPFEGVGFLKSEKVFTARDIETAVSSFGQGLSLTPMKLVQLVGALANGGKLITPHVVEGFINGKGELTSTPELVSKQVFEPSSTEAVVKMMESVVENGTGAVAKIEGYHVAGKTGTAQKSDGKGRYSPTARITSFVSIFPSDNPRYVILAVIDEPKGDSIYGSTVTGPVVKDVIKSLIYIKGIPPTK
- the trpD gene encoding anthranilate phosphoribosyltransferase, translated to MITDWSALLQQLMDKESLTKPQARALMTGWLQEEISPALSGAILTALQLKGVCGQELTGMAEVLQSQSLQSEVVNHSAPLIDTCGTGGDGSSTFNISTAVAFVAGAGGIKVAKHGNRSASSKVGSADVLEYLGVKLTGEMEEYKSALHQVGITFLFAPGWHPAMKAVAPIRKELKIRTIFNLLGPLVNPLRPTRQIIGVYAPQFIEPLALALQGLGIDKAITLHGREKLDEAGLGDITDIVMVAKDKIIKTEINPAELGLTSAPLTALKGGNVAENAEILTQVLQGKGTIAQQDAVILNSALALEVGEIVPFGNHQEAIDKARTILASGTAWDKLQELVNFFN
- the ftsZ gene encoding cell division protein FtsZ, giving the protein MNDSNANLAKYLMESAGIKNNQDKSQNNQSHPRTVKKTPKPDKSPPEVAMNSRQIIPSNIAKIKVIGVGGGGCNAVNRMIQSNVSGIEFWQINTDAQALAQSMATYCLQVGQKVTKGLGAGGNPSIGQKAAEESRDEIAKALENTDLVFITAGMGGGTGTGAAPIVAEVAKEMGCLTVGVVTRPFTFEGRRRTNQADEGISALQSRVDTLIIIPNNKLLSVIPPETPLQESFRIADDILRQGVQGISDIITIPGLVNVDFADVRAIMADAGSALMGIGIGSGKSRAKESAVSAISSPLLESSIQGAKGVILNITGGNDLTLHEVNTAAETIYEIVDANANIIFGAVIDEKMQGEIRITVIATGFEGENTETKPRQPTISAPLPPPIEDNDNLTGMMENQGTGLDIPEFLQRRRFPRGN